The Acidobacteriota bacterium genome has a segment encoding these proteins:
- a CDS encoding DUF4388 domain-containing protein encodes MPAKANVKPSRGSLEDKPFPILLCELYRGRSSGTVVLRRDETVKEIYFEKGHVKFATSNDPDERFGQILCRTGKLTIGQLEYALESAKKQEGRLGKVLVEAGFLKPPDLFQALREQIKEIVVGAFPWASGTFEVTKGNPRAGEAVKLSMDVGELIRQGMRRISDPMLLMRGIGSMDTVLTMRRDAMTAVKEFRPGSKEQRILQMAKGGVRLRDMCNTLPYPAVETCQLVYGLLVFGVLEKKETL; translated from the coding sequence ATGCCCGCCAAAGCCAACGTCAAACCGTCCAGAGGGTCTCTGGAAGACAAGCCGTTTCCAATTCTGCTCTGTGAGCTCTACCGCGGCCGCTCTTCGGGCACCGTGGTTCTTCGGCGCGACGAGACGGTCAAGGAGATTTACTTCGAGAAGGGCCATGTGAAATTCGCAACCTCGAACGATCCGGACGAGCGTTTCGGCCAGATTCTATGCCGCACCGGGAAGCTCACCATCGGGCAGCTCGAATACGCGCTGGAGTCGGCCAAGAAGCAGGAGGGGCGTTTGGGAAAAGTCTTGGTCGAGGCGGGTTTTTTGAAGCCGCCGGATTTGTTCCAGGCCTTGCGCGAACAGATTAAGGAGATTGTCGTCGGAGCCTTCCCTTGGGCTTCGGGAACGTTTGAAGTGACCAAAGGAAACCCTCGCGCGGGCGAGGCCGTCAAGCTTTCGATGGACGTAGGCGAGCTCATTCGCCAGGGCATGCGCCGCATTTCCGATCCCATGCTTCTGATGCGCGGCATCGGCTCCATGGACACGGTGCTCACGATGAGGCGGGACGCCATGACGGCCGTGAAGGAGTTTCGTCCCGGAAGCAAGGAGCAGCGCATCCTGCAAATGGCCAAGGGCGGCGTTCGCCTGCGCGACATGTGCAACACGCTCCCCTACCCGGCGGTCGAAACCTGTCAGCTCGTATACGGCCTTCTCGTGTTCGGCGTTTTGGAAAAGAAGGAAACGCTATGA
- a CDS encoding PilZ domain-containing protein: MKERREHPRFPARLPVKTTGPEGEFELVTGDVSLGGIKCHTSHHIPEMTRMALRIELPLEEGSEWITPKGVVVRIEPSEPVPGHSDYRVALFFLELSDADRAKLSRYLDRHHIMK; this comes from the coding sequence ATGAAGGAGCGCCGCGAGCATCCGCGGTTCCCTGCGAGGCTTCCGGTAAAAACCACCGGGCCCGAGGGGGAGTTCGAACTGGTGACGGGAGACGTGAGCCTCGGCGGCATTAAATGCCATACCTCGCACCACATCCCTGAGATGACGCGCATGGCGTTGAGGATTGAGCTTCCCCTCGAGGAAGGCTCGGAATGGATTACCCCGAAAGGCGTCGTGGTGCGCATCGAGCCGTCGGAGCCCGTTCCCGGCCACAGCGATTACCGCGTGGCGCTCTTTTTCCTGGAGTTAAGTGACGCCGACCGCGCCAAGCTCTCGCGCTACCTCGACCGCCACCACATCATGAAGTAA
- a CDS encoding orotate phosphoribosyltransferase: MPKKRLDAPAAPRERAFLRIFVREGALLTGHFLLSSGLHSGQYVQCALVLRKPSVAARLAKALAAPFKKPGAGVEIVAAPAVGGIVVGYELARALKAESVFAERKEGRMVFRRGFSVPRGARVLVAEDVVTTGKSTQEVIQAVRAQGGRIAGIAALVRRGASSLEIKGRAPFHALISLRLPTYEPTRCPLCREGVPITSPGSRRLR, encoded by the coding sequence ATGCCGAAAAAACGCCTCGATGCCCCCGCCGCTCCTCGTGAACGGGCCTTTCTGCGCATTTTCGTGCGCGAAGGCGCACTTCTTACGGGCCATTTTTTGCTCTCAAGCGGCCTTCACAGCGGCCAGTACGTGCAGTGCGCCCTCGTGTTGCGAAAGCCGTCGGTCGCCGCCCGCCTCGCGAAGGCGCTCGCCGCCCCGTTCAAGAAGCCCGGAGCGGGCGTCGAAATCGTGGCCGCCCCCGCCGTGGGCGGCATCGTTGTCGGGTACGAGCTCGCACGCGCGCTGAAGGCGGAATCCGTCTTCGCCGAGCGCAAAGAGGGGCGCATGGTGTTCCGCCGCGGGTTTTCGGTTCCGCGCGGGGCGCGCGTTCTCGTGGCCGAGGACGTCGTCACCACGGGAAAATCCACGCAGGAGGTAATACAGGCCGTTCGCGCCCAGGGCGGGCGCATCGCGGGCATCGCGGCGCTGGTGCGGCGCGGTGCGTCCTCGCTCGAGATCAAGGGACGCGCACCCTTTCACGCGCTCATTTCGTTGCGGCTTCCCACCTACGAGCCGACGCGCTGCCCCCTCTGCCGCGAAGGCGTTCCCATCACGAGTCCCGGAAGCAGGCGCCTGCGCTAA
- a CDS encoding YifB family Mg chelatase-like AAA ATPase translates to MLSRVRSAATFGVDAYLVEVEVDLVPGMQTFTVVGLPDAAVKESRDRVEAAIKNSGYHFPTGKRVTANLAPADIKKEGTAFDLPIALGVMASSGQVPQGVLEKKIFLGELSLDGTVRPVRGALSMALAARGEGTGGMFVPRDNAREAALVEESPVYGVSSLAEAVTALTGERPLEAVQADREALFQKESTYAENFHDVKGQEHAKRALEVAAAGGHNVLLIGPPGSGKTMLARRLPSILPPMTFDEALETTKIFSVSGQLGKRSLVATRPFRAPHHTVSYAGLIGGGTIPVPGEVSLAHHGVLYLDELPEFHRDVLEMLRQPLEDREVTISRVARTVTFPSSFMLVASMNPCPCGFYNSNVKDCACAPHQIRRYLSRISGPLLDRVDIHLDVPAVPYKDLAERSAGESSSVIAARVARARERQLVRFAGKDSAESSPDAPGRLFFNAHMGRRDVETFCPLTQECRKLLEAGMKKYGLSARAYDRILKMARTVADLADVEEIEPAHISEALHYRTLELWGFHL, encoded by the coding sequence ATGCTCTCCCGCGTTCGGAGCGCCGCGACGTTCGGTGTGGACGCCTACCTGGTCGAGGTCGAGGTGGACCTTGTGCCCGGGATGCAGACCTTCACGGTGGTGGGGCTTCCCGACGCCGCGGTGAAGGAAAGCCGCGACCGCGTGGAGGCCGCCATCAAGAACTCCGGCTACCATTTCCCCACCGGAAAGCGCGTCACGGCGAACCTTGCGCCGGCGGATATCAAAAAGGAGGGCACGGCGTTCGACTTGCCCATTGCGCTGGGGGTCATGGCTTCGTCTGGCCAGGTGCCGCAGGGCGTTTTGGAGAAAAAAATTTTTCTCGGGGAGCTTTCGCTGGACGGCACGGTGCGCCCGGTCCGGGGGGCGCTTTCGATGGCGCTCGCGGCGCGCGGGGAGGGCACCGGGGGGATGTTCGTTCCGCGCGACAACGCGCGGGAGGCGGCGCTGGTCGAGGAATCTCCGGTCTACGGCGTCTCGTCGCTCGCGGAGGCGGTGACGGCGCTCACGGGGGAGCGGCCGCTGGAGGCGGTGCAGGCGGACCGCGAGGCGCTCTTTCAAAAAGAGTCGACCTACGCGGAAAATTTCCACGACGTGAAGGGCCAGGAGCACGCGAAGCGCGCCCTGGAGGTGGCGGCGGCGGGTGGCCACAACGTTTTGCTCATCGGCCCGCCCGGGAGCGGCAAAACGATGCTCGCGCGGCGGCTGCCGTCCATTCTTCCTCCGATGACGTTCGACGAGGCGCTCGAGACGACCAAAATTTTCAGCGTCTCCGGGCAGCTCGGCAAGCGCTCGCTTGTGGCGACGCGGCCCTTTCGCGCGCCGCACCACACCGTTTCCTACGCCGGCCTCATCGGAGGCGGCACGATTCCCGTGCCCGGCGAGGTGAGCCTCGCGCACCACGGCGTTCTCTATCTCGACGAGCTTCCCGAGTTTCACCGCGACGTCCTGGAGATGCTCCGCCAGCCGCTCGAGGACCGCGAGGTCACGATCTCGCGCGTCGCCCGCACCGTGACCTTCCCGTCGTCCTTCATGCTGGTCGCCTCGATGAACCCCTGCCCCTGCGGGTTCTACAACTCGAACGTCAAGGACTGCGCCTGCGCGCCGCACCAGATCCGCCGGTATCTGTCCAGGATCTCGGGGCCGCTCCTCGACCGCGTCGACATCCACCTCGACGTTCCGGCAGTTCCGTACAAGGACCTCGCCGAGCGCTCCGCCGGCGAGTCTTCCTCCGTCATCGCCGCGCGCGTGGCGCGGGCGCGGGAGCGCCAGCTCGTGCGCTTCGCCGGAAAAGACTCCGCCGAGTCGAGCCCCGATGCCCCGGGCCGCCTCTTCTTTAACGCACACATGGGGCGGCGCGACGTGGAAACGTTTTGCCCGCTTACGCAGGAGTGCCGGAAGCTCCTCGAGGCGGGGATGAAGAAGTACGGCCTCTCGGCGCGCGCCTACGACCGCATTCTCAAGATGGCGCGAACCGTGGCCGACCTGGCGGACGTGGAAGAAATCGAGCCGGCCCATATCTCCGAGGCCCTCCACTACCGCACGCTTGAGCTGTGGGGATTCCATTTGTGA
- a CDS encoding fused MFS/spermidine synthase translates to MNLRNRFVLGVCFFLSGATSLALEVAWAKELSYILGNTLYAVATVVAAFMAGLGLGSALAGRYAPRVLRPVLAYAGMEWVIAACGIFSIPVFRSTEGIFRLLYNVLEPGHGAFLVVRFLVVFGAMLIPVTLMGMTLPVVVGAYGRRKERYDFEAGTLYGVNTLGAVAGTLVAGFFLLPWLGLLKTCVAVGTVDALVGVVAWCVNRRVGAIEDIRLARQVRTQEPEQAESVGGKTWTPMQLMIGGVFLVSGAVAMVYEVGWFRLLALVMGPSVHAFSVMLGIFLVGVGLGSVAAAKWAERTKRPLMAMAALEGVIGVAALGTMAFYNELPVWYFHLFRKLAGEGGGGWYVAAQGMVAAAVVLVPTLGMGALFPVVVRAFREASREGMVPEENVGKLYVLNTVGGIVGSLAAGFWLVPGMGMWKTVLLASGVSVALGLLVWMAVREVALLPKAALATVFALVVVGGMWALPEWNALLLNHGLYRTMRDAKRFDQKRKLEGRTLLFYREGVNTTVAILRSRGNISLRVSGKADASTFAVDLYTQLFVGQLPTLFARNPRRVAVIGYGSGMSAGAALSHTSVESLDVLEIEKGIIEGSKYFEFLNDDPFDDPRTHLVLEDGRIHMTYTDKVYDVIASAPSNPWVAGTANLFTVDFYELVRARLAPDGVFGQWFQLYEVSEDSFKTVVASLHEVFP, encoded by the coding sequence ATGAATCTTCGCAACCGCTTCGTACTGGGTGTGTGCTTCTTCCTCTCGGGGGCCACCAGCCTCGCCCTCGAGGTGGCGTGGGCGAAGGAGCTCTCCTACATCCTCGGCAACACGCTCTACGCCGTCGCCACGGTGGTGGCGGCGTTCATGGCGGGCCTCGGCCTTGGGAGCGCCTTGGCGGGCCGCTACGCCCCGCGCGTGCTCCGGCCCGTGCTGGCCTATGCGGGGATGGAGTGGGTGATCGCCGCTTGCGGGATCTTTTCGATCCCCGTGTTCCGCTCGACGGAGGGAATTTTTCGGCTTCTTTACAATGTGCTGGAGCCGGGGCACGGGGCGTTTCTTGTGGTGAGGTTCCTGGTGGTGTTCGGGGCGATGCTCATTCCGGTGACGTTGATGGGGATGACGCTGCCGGTGGTGGTGGGGGCGTACGGACGGAGGAAGGAGCGGTACGATTTCGAGGCCGGGACGCTGTACGGGGTGAACACGCTTGGGGCGGTGGCCGGGACGCTCGTGGCGGGATTCTTCCTCTTACCGTGGCTGGGTTTGTTGAAGACGTGCGTGGCGGTGGGGACGGTGGACGCGTTGGTTGGAGTGGTGGCGTGGTGTGTGAACAGGCGCGTGGGGGCGATCGAGGACATCCGGCTTGCCAGACAAGTCCGGACGCAGGAGCCGGAACAAGCGGAGTCCGTGGGAGGAAAAACATGGACGCCGATGCAGTTAATGATCGGGGGAGTGTTTTTGGTGTCGGGGGCGGTTGCGATGGTGTACGAGGTGGGGTGGTTTCGGCTGTTGGCCTTGGTGATGGGGCCGTCGGTGCATGCGTTTTCGGTGATGCTTGGGATATTTCTGGTGGGGGTGGGGCTTGGGAGCGTGGCGGCTGCGAAGTGGGCGGAGAGGACGAAGAGGCCGCTGATGGCGATGGCGGCGCTGGAGGGAGTTATCGGGGTGGCGGCGCTGGGGACGATGGCGTTCTACAACGAGCTGCCGGTATGGTATTTTCATTTATTCCGCAAGCTGGCTGGAGAGGGTGGCGGCGGATGGTACGTTGCGGCGCAGGGGATGGTGGCCGCCGCCGTTGTCTTGGTGCCGACGCTTGGGATGGGGGCGCTGTTTCCGGTGGTGGTGAGGGCGTTCCGGGAGGCGTCGAGAGAGGGAATGGTGCCGGAGGAGAACGTGGGAAAATTGTACGTGCTGAACACTGTGGGAGGTATCGTGGGGAGCCTGGCGGCGGGGTTTTGGCTGGTGCCGGGGATGGGGATGTGGAAGACGGTGCTTCTGGCGAGCGGGGTGAGCGTGGCGCTTGGGCTCCTCGTGTGGATGGCGGTGCGGGAGGTGGCACTTTTGCCTAAGGCGGCGCTCGCTACGGTTTTCGCCCTGGTTGTGGTGGGAGGTATGTGGGCGCTTCCCGAGTGGAACGCGCTTCTTCTCAACCATGGCCTCTACCGCACGATGCGCGACGCGAAACGATTTGACCAGAAGCGCAAGCTTGAGGGGAGAACCTTGCTTTTTTACCGCGAGGGCGTCAACACGACGGTGGCGATTTTAAGGTCTCGCGGGAACATCAGCCTGCGAGTGTCCGGGAAAGCCGACGCGAGCACGTTCGCCGTGGACCTCTACACCCAGCTTTTCGTGGGACAGCTTCCGACTCTGTTCGCCCGCAACCCCCGGCGCGTGGCCGTCATCGGTTACGGAAGCGGCATGAGCGCCGGCGCGGCGCTTAGCCACACTTCGGTCGAGTCGCTCGACGTTCTGGAGATCGAAAAAGGCATCATCGAGGGCTCGAAATATTTCGAGTTTCTCAACGACGACCCTTTCGACGACCCGCGCACGCATCTCGTGCTTGAAGACGGCCGCATCCATATGACCTACACCGACAAGGTCTACGACGTCATCGCCTCCGCACCCTCGAATCCTTGGGTGGCTGGGACGGCGAACCTTTTCACTGTGGATTTCTACGAGCTGGTGCGCGCCCGGTTGGCGCCCGACGGCGTCTTCGGCCAGTGGTTCCAGTTGTACGAGGTGTCGGAAGATTCGTTCAAAACGGTGGTAGCGTCGCTGCATGAGGTGTTTCC
- a CDS encoding NADH-quinone oxidoreductase subunit M: MFMDHILTWTTFLPLIGAALIAFLVPGTKHRLIRVLATVFVVADFALALLIWRGFSPDYAGMQFVKRAPWIPAIGVEYHVGIDGVSLLLILLTTLLGILAVTCSYTAITERVKEYYVMLLFLQTSMLGVFIALDLFLFYVFWEVMLVPMYFLIGVWGSDNKLYSAIKFFLYTLFGSVFLLVGILALYFVNTTGIPMFGIEGLGNAPSLNILHLQGIAAQIPATLQFWVFFGMFLGFAIKVPMFPFHTWLPDAHTDAPTAGSVILAAVLLKMGTYGFFRVGMPVLPLGFEAWKELLIALCLIAIIYGALVCLVQRDMKRLVAFSSVSHMGYVMLGIFVLNEVGMKGGLLQMINHGITTGALFMLVGIIYERRHTRLIRDYGGLAQVMPVYAAIFLVMALASMGLPGLNGFIGEFLVIIGAYQENFWWAFTAAVGVILAAAYLLWLYQRVFFGPLENEKNKSLRDCSAREAWQFAPLIVLSLWIGLYPKPFLNYLEKPVEQLILHMEEARAFGEGEERLVQAGPPAPPEPAVVAEEISLEPESLPR, from the coding sequence ATGTTTATGGACCACATTCTGACCTGGACGACGTTCCTGCCCCTCATCGGCGCGGCGCTCATCGCGTTCCTCGTTCCGGGAACCAAGCACCGCCTCATCCGCGTCCTGGCCACGGTTTTCGTCGTGGCGGACTTCGCGCTCGCGCTCCTCATCTGGCGGGGCTTTTCCCCGGACTACGCGGGCATGCAGTTCGTCAAGCGCGCCCCGTGGATTCCCGCCATCGGCGTCGAGTACCACGTCGGAATCGACGGCGTCAGCCTTCTTCTCATCCTGCTCACGACCCTTCTGGGAATCCTGGCCGTCACCTGCTCCTACACGGCCATCACGGAGCGCGTCAAGGAATATTACGTGATGCTTCTCTTCCTTCAAACCTCGATGCTCGGCGTCTTCATCGCCCTCGACCTTTTCCTGTTCTACGTCTTCTGGGAAGTCATGCTCGTGCCGATGTACTTCCTCATCGGCGTCTGGGGATCGGACAACAAGCTCTACTCCGCCATCAAGTTCTTCCTCTACACGCTTTTCGGAAGCGTGTTCCTCCTGGTCGGCATACTCGCGCTCTACTTCGTGAACACGACTGGCATCCCGATGTTCGGCATCGAGGGGCTCGGAAACGCCCCCTCGCTGAACATTCTCCACTTGCAGGGCATCGCGGCGCAGATTCCCGCAACCCTTCAGTTCTGGGTGTTCTTCGGCATGTTCCTCGGGTTCGCCATCAAGGTGCCGATGTTCCCCTTCCACACGTGGCTTCCGGACGCGCACACGGACGCCCCGACGGCGGGAAGCGTCATCCTCGCGGCCGTCCTCCTCAAGATGGGCACCTACGGATTCTTCCGCGTTGGGATGCCCGTCCTTCCACTGGGTTTCGAGGCGTGGAAAGAGCTTCTCATCGCCCTCTGCCTCATCGCCATCATTTACGGCGCGCTCGTCTGCCTCGTGCAGCGCGACATGAAGCGCCTCGTCGCCTTCTCCAGCGTGAGCCACATGGGCTACGTCATGCTCGGCATCTTCGTCCTGAACGAGGTGGGAATGAAGGGCGGCCTTCTCCAGATGATCAACCACGGCATCACGACGGGCGCCCTCTTCATGCTCGTCGGCATCATCTACGAGCGCCGCCACACCCGCCTCATCCGCGACTACGGCGGCCTCGCGCAGGTGATGCCCGTCTACGCCGCCATCTTCCTGGTCATGGCGCTCGCCTCGATGGGGCTTCCCGGGCTGAACGGATTCATCGGCGAGTTTCTCGTCATCATCGGCGCCTACCAGGAAAACTTCTGGTGGGCGTTCACGGCGGCCGTCGGCGTCATCCTGGCGGCGGCGTATCTCCTGTGGCTTTACCAGAGGGTCTTCTTCGGGCCGCTCGAGAACGAAAAGAACAAGTCGCTCAGAGACTGCTCCGCGCGCGAGGCGTGGCAGTTCGCGCCCCTCATCGTCCTGAGCCTCTGGATCGGCCTCTATCCCAAGCCGTTTCTGAATTACCTCGAAAAGCCCGTCGAGCAGCTTATCCTCCATATGGAGGAGGCGCGGGCCTTCGGCGAGGGAGAGGAGCGCCTCGTGCAGGCCGGGCCCCCGGCGCCGCCCGAGCCCGCCGTCGTGGCGGAGGAAATTTCCTTGGAGCCGGAATCCCTGCCCAGGTGA
- the nuoL gene encoding NADH-quinone oxidoreductase subunit L has protein sequence MSSLVVWIVLLPALGALANGVVGAALWRRNKTIVSVVACGTVFLSFLLSVVCTAELAGYSPEERVLSENTDVHVATFIPGSYLQIADGRRAELEIAWEFRFDPLSALMALVITGVGLLIHVYSIGYMAHEKGFFRYFAYLNLFMAMMLNLVLSANFVTMFIGWEGVGLCSYLLIGFLHKEIWTTNAANKAFIVNRAGDLFMVMAVGLVLMSFGTLDFAEVNARAVEAHELGAPLVPWGKAFSPELLCSIAALLVFAAATAKSAQFPLYVWLPDAMAGPTPVSALIHAATMVTSGIYAIVRLNGVFQVGQQCEYLPALTLVAVVGGATALFAASIGLAQDDIKKVLAYSTVSQLGYMFLALGVGAFTAGMFHLTTHAFFKALLFLGAGSVIHALSGEQDLRRMGGLKKHLPITHFTMIVGCLAIAGFPPLAGFFSKDEILFNAFAGPNASRALWFLGVATALMTSFYMFRLYYMTFHGAPRMSEDVRQRIHESPQVMWVPLVFLAAGATVAGFLGIPAAFARHAHVVEAWLAPTLHEVHGVHGEPHASPLLELGLMAFSVAVAALGFFWARAWYRDGAFTAPRALAEKIGGFYTLVKRKYYVDEAYYLVFVDGVKWMSFRLWDVDKWLIDGFFVNGLGGIFTKIVAWLMHFFDLFAVDGLVNLWAWLTQRGSGQVRKLQTGFLQNYAFLFACGVLLLVALYWYIV, from the coding sequence ATTTCCTCCCTCGTCGTCTGGATCGTTCTCCTCCCCGCGCTCGGGGCGCTCGCAAACGGCGTAGTGGGCGCGGCGCTCTGGCGGCGCAACAAGACGATCGTCTCGGTCGTCGCGTGCGGCACGGTGTTCTTATCGTTCCTGCTTTCCGTGGTCTGCACCGCGGAGCTCGCGGGATATTCCCCAGAGGAACGCGTTCTTTCCGAAAACACTGACGTCCACGTGGCCACGTTCATTCCCGGAAGTTATCTTCAAATCGCGGACGGGCGCCGGGCGGAGCTTGAGATTGCCTGGGAATTCCGCTTCGATCCCCTCTCCGCCCTGATGGCGCTCGTCATCACGGGCGTCGGCCTCCTCATCCACGTCTATTCCATCGGCTACATGGCGCACGAGAAGGGCTTCTTCCGCTACTTCGCGTACCTGAATCTCTTCATGGCCATGATGCTCAACCTCGTCCTCTCGGCGAACTTCGTGACGATGTTCATCGGCTGGGAGGGGGTGGGGCTGTGCTCGTATCTCCTCATCGGCTTCCTGCACAAGGAAATCTGGACTACGAACGCCGCGAACAAGGCCTTCATCGTAAACCGCGCGGGCGACCTCTTCATGGTCATGGCCGTGGGCCTCGTGCTGATGAGCTTCGGGACGCTCGACTTCGCCGAGGTGAACGCGCGCGCCGTCGAGGCGCACGAGCTGGGCGCGCCCCTCGTGCCCTGGGGCAAGGCCTTCTCGCCGGAGCTTCTCTGCTCGATCGCCGCCCTGCTGGTCTTCGCCGCCGCGACGGCCAAGTCCGCCCAGTTTCCGCTCTACGTGTGGCTTCCCGACGCCATGGCGGGCCCTACGCCCGTCTCGGCGCTCATCCACGCCGCCACGATGGTCACGAGCGGCATCTACGCCATCGTGCGCCTGAACGGCGTCTTCCAGGTGGGCCAGCAATGCGAATACCTGCCCGCGCTCACCCTGGTGGCCGTCGTGGGCGGCGCGACGGCGCTCTTTGCCGCCTCCATCGGCCTCGCGCAGGACGACATCAAGAAGGTGCTCGCCTATTCCACGGTGAGCCAACTCGGCTACATGTTCCTCGCGCTCGGCGTCGGGGCGTTCACGGCGGGGATGTTTCACCTGACGACGCACGCGTTCTTCAAGGCGCTCCTCTTTCTGGGCGCCGGCTCGGTCATCCACGCCCTCTCGGGCGAGCAGGACTTGCGCAGGATGGGCGGCCTCAAGAAGCACCTGCCCATCACGCACTTCACCATGATCGTCGGCTGCCTCGCCATCGCCGGGTTCCCGCCGCTCGCCGGCTTTTTCTCGAAGGATGAAATCCTCTTCAACGCCTTCGCCGGCCCGAATGCCTCGCGCGCGCTGTGGTTCCTGGGCGTCGCCACGGCGCTCATGACGAGCTTCTACATGTTCCGCCTCTACTACATGACGTTCCACGGCGCGCCCCGCATGTCCGAGGACGTGAGGCAGCGCATCCACGAGTCGCCGCAGGTCATGTGGGTGCCGCTCGTCTTCCTCGCGGCGGGGGCGACGGTCGCCGGATTCTTGGGAATCCCGGCGGCGTTCGCCCGCCACGCGCACGTGGTCGAGGCGTGGCTTGCGCCCACGCTCCACGAGGTGCACGGGGTGCACGGCGAGCCCCACGCTTCTCCCCTTCTGGAGCTCGGCCTGATGGCGTTTTCCGTCGCGGTGGCGGCGCTTGGATTCTTTTGGGCGCGGGCATGGTACCGCGACGGCGCGTTCACCGCGCCGCGGGCGCTCGCCGAGAAAATCGGCGGCTTCTACACGCTCGTCAAGCGGAAGTACTACGTGGACGAGGCCTACTATCTCGTTTTTGTAGACGGCGTCAAATGGATGAGCTTCCGCCTGTGGGACGTGGACAAGTGGCTCATCGACGGCTTCTTCGTGAACGGCCTCGGAGGGATTTTTACGAAAATCGTCGCGTGGCTCATGCACTTTTTCGACCTCTTCGCCGTGGACGGCCTCGTGAACCTGTGGGCCTGGCTCACGCAACGCGGAAGCGGCCAGGTGCGCAAGCTGCAGACGGGATTCCTCCAAAACTACGCGTTTCTCTTCGCGTGCGGCGTTCTGCTGCTCGTCGCCCTTTATTGGTATATCGTATAG
- the nuoK gene encoding NADH-quinone oxidoreductase subunit NuoK, with protein MTVTHYLTLSLAVFTVGLVGVLVRRNAIVVLMSLELMLNAANLNFLAFARHLNDITGQVFAVFVICIAAGEVAVGLALLIALYRNKRTVDVSALNVLRW; from the coding sequence ATCACCGTCACCCACTACCTCACGCTCTCGCTGGCCGTGTTCACGGTGGGCCTCGTGGGCGTGCTCGTGCGCCGGAACGCCATCGTGGTGCTCATGTCGCTCGAGCTCATGCTCAACGCGGCCAACCTGAATTTCCTCGCCTTCGCCCGCCACCTCAACGACATCACCGGCCAGGTTTTCGCGGTCTTCGTCATCTGCATCGCGGCGGGCGAGGTGGCCGTGGGCCTCGCACTTCTCATCGCCCTCTACCGCAACAAGAGAACCGTGGACGTGAGCGCGCTCAACGTTCTGAGGTGGTAG
- a CDS encoding NADH-quinone oxidoreductase subunit J, producing MALVAFYVLGILLLASAVAVVASRNLIHSAVFLVLAFLSLAGLYLTLEAEFIAAVQVLVYAGGIMVLFLFAVMLVSFRGTQNIPHTHPYMAESVFLGALFFSAMGWLVWGAVFKSPAPGGAPALAAEGGNVATVAMTLFRNYLFPFELASLFLLAAMIGAILLAKKDI from the coding sequence ATGGCGCTCGTTGCTTTCTACGTTCTCGGAATTCTCCTTCTCGCATCCGCCGTGGCCGTGGTGGCGAGCCGCAACCTCATCCACAGCGCCGTGTTCCTCGTGCTCGCGTTCCTCTCGCTCGCCGGGCTGTACCTTACGCTCGAAGCCGAATTCATCGCCGCCGTCCAGGTCCTGGTCTACGCGGGCGGCATCATGGTGCTCTTCCTGTTCGCCGTGATGCTTGTCTCGTTCCGCGGCACGCAAAACATCCCGCATACCCATCCGTACATGGCCGAGTCGGTGTTCCTGGGCGCCCTTTTCTTCAGCGCCATGGGCTGGCTCGTCTGGGGGGCCGTATTCAAAAGCCCGGCGCCCGGCGGGGCGCCGGCGCTCGCCGCGGAGGGCGGCAACGTCGCCACGGTCGCCATGACGCTTTTCCGGAATTACCTTTTTCCCTTCGAGCTCGCGTCGCTCTTTCTCCTGGCCGCCATGATCGGCGCCATACTTTTGGCCAAGAAGGATATTTAA